The sequence CGCTGTAGTAGCCAATAGCGGCATCGGGTCTTACGTTGCGAAAGGCTTCCTCAGCCTGCCGAAGGATCTCTTCCCTGTGGGCCACGAATAGGACGGGCTTGTACCCTTGAGAATCGAAGGCTGCTAGATAAGTCTTTCCCACCCCGGTAGCTGCAACGACCAGTCCCTTGTCTACCCCCTCTTCCCTGGCTTGACGCAGGTAGTAGAGAGCTTCGATTTGGGCACCCCGGGGTTCCGGCTTTTGTCTAGGGGCAGGTGAGTAAAGGGCAGACTCTTTCCTGACCAGGGTGTTTTGTCTCCAGGTTATGGCATAATCCCTAAGGGATTCCTCTTTCAGATCCTCTGCTTCATGCACCCACAGCTCTTCGAATTCCTTCGAGAATCGGTGGTAGTCTGCAGGAGCATTTCGCCGTTCTACCCGGTAGTTCCACTCAACGCCGGTGATCAGGGCCGAACTGGATAGATTCGATGAGCCCACATAAACTTCTGAATTCTCTGGGTCATAATCGTAGTCGAAGATGTAGGCTTTGGGATGGAAGGAACGATTTCCATCTTTAAACAGCCGAATTTCCACGGCATCGCCCAGGAGATTCAGCAGGTAATATATGGCCGAGGGTTCAGTAACCGATAGATAAGTACCGGTAAGGATCCGAATCCGAGCCCCACGCCTGGCTGCTTCCTTCAGGGCAGGTCCAATTAACCGCACCCCCGACTCCATTAAGAAGGCTACGAGAAATCTCATGTGATCGGCCTTAGCAATGGAGCACTGCAAGTGTCTGAGGAGGGGATCCTTCGACCCAGTGATGGAGCTGTGGGAATGTGCATTACCTAGTGGCGCTCGGTTCATGCAAGTTTCCTCTCTTTCGGGAAGGCCTGCAGGCAGCAAAGAAGCTGCCCGGCTGGTGTGGCGGGATCCTTACGATAATCTTCAGGCTATGCTGCGAAAGTCCTTGTCTTGACGGCATGGCTCAAGACCTGAGAGACTGAGTACGCAGCATAATCATGGGCTCGAAGTCAGGCTATACCAACTTACAAGCCCATGTGGATTCCAAGCTCGAATTAGTGCAGTTAAGAGAAAACACGACCAGAGAGGAAAAAAGTATAGTCCTTACTCCTACCTCCCTGTTCTAAAAAACTGCGTTCACACTTGGCAAAACATGGCTGGTAAATACTTAGCATAGGCATAATTGAGCTCGCCTTCTCCTCTTTGGACCTTCGATTGCAGATTCCTTGGAATTGATCCTTTGGTGGAACTGCGGCATCGATACCCGCATAGGCCACCAGAGCTTTGGCCTTCTCGAATCTATGGATATCGCCGGTCTCCCCAATAACGGCAGCGGCTAAGACAATTCCCATTGCCTGTTTCAATCACGTGCCTAAAAGTGTTTCTGGGGAACGCGATTCTTGCAAGCATTGGCCAATGACCTCTTCTAATTCCCTGACTTGTTCTTCTATGAACTCAATTGGCTGCAGTAAGAGGACTCAGGCTGTTTCCGGACTAGTATAGGAAGAAATGGACTCTATCGTGGCTGCCGTGACTTATTTGGTAATTGTACTGTTTTTGTGGCATAACGACCTTGAGTTTAGGGGATTGCGCTAGCCGAATTGAGAGGATAGCTCATTAGCGATATGGAGGGGATCCATTGTCATGGAAGGCAAGAACGAAAAGACTGTTAACTTCCTCAAGGCTGTGAGGTGCAAAAATCCAGATTGGATTCCAGCTCGGATTGGAATTATGCCGGCTACCTGGAAGAAGTATCGTGAGGATCTGGAACATATTGTCAAGGCCCATCCAGCATTGTTTCCAGACGCGAATGAAAACCACGATTATGATTTCATTGCACAGCCCTCATACAGATTAGGAAAGTATGTCGATCATTGGCATTGCGTCTGGAACAATGTTGAGGAAGGGTTGGAGGGACTGGTTGTTGGTCATCCATTAGGTGATTGGGACAACCTGGAGTCCTTTGTTCCCCCAACAGTTCCTAGCGATGATGATGCCTTCTGGCTAGACGTAAAGAGACGGTTTGAAAGGGAGAAAAGAGAAGGCAACTTAGCTCACGGCGGGATGGAACATGGCTTTATGTACATGAGGCTCTTCTACTTGCGAGGATTTGAGTATTTCATGCTAGACGTTGCTATGAAGGATCCCAGGTTGGACACGGTAATCGATATGGTCCTGGGCTATAATCTCGCTATGGTCAAAAAGCAGCTAGAGTTAGGTGCCGAACTGATGGACTTTGGGGATGATCTTGGAACCCAGAGAAGCCTGCCGATTAGTCCTAGTGATTGGCGCCGGTACCTAAAGCCCTGCTATGATAGTATCTTTGGAGCATGTAGAGATGCTGGAGCAATAGTTCGAATGCATACCGATGGTCATATTCTGCCGATCATCGACGATCTGATAGAATGCGGGGTTGACATACTTAACCCCCAGATCAGGGCCAATGGACTCTATAACTTAGTGGACATATGCAAAGGCAAGGTCTGTGTTGATTTGGATCTTGATAGGCAGCTGTTCCCCTTTGCTACGCCGAGCCAAATACATGACCATGTTAAGGAAGCAATCGATGCTTTTGCCCCGGACAATGGTGGATTGATGCTGTATGCAGAATGCGAACCGGATATTCCACTAGAGAACATAGTGGCACTGTGCGAAAGCCTGGAACGCTATGCACTGGGTATGGAGTGATTGTTACGGATATGCCTCATGCCTCAGATTAGTTTTTTCTTTGCACCGGCCAAAGCAACGTTCAGGGTGTTCCGGCATAGAACTCTAGTTGGAGTACCGACCATGTTTACTCCAGGTGTACCATCCTGAGATGGGCCAGCACAACGTAACTGTCAATCCAATCAGCGCCCTTAACCACGAGAGTTTCGGGGCACTTCGCCAGAATCCAAATAAGTGAGTCCACCACGCAGACTACCAGTAGTATGGCAAGTAGCTTTGCCCTTCCTTACCATTGGAGCAGAGAAACCAGGTGCTTCTTTGTTCTTTAGGGGTCTGTACACGTTCGTTACCAACTACGCCCAGGGATTTATGGATATCGATATCAAAATAGGGGAACAGATGCCCTACTTATAGCTATACAACGCTTCAGTTACATCGATCCGAAGTATGCTGTGCTTGTAGGGTATTACGTGTGTACCAGTGTACAAGGGTCTATGGACCCGAATACCATCCTTCCAGACTCCAATATACAGCCTAGATTCTGCTGTTACCTTAGTGGTGTATATCCCGTTCCAGTCGGTTGTTCCCGATCTAAATGGAG is a genomic window of Bacillota bacterium containing:
- a CDS encoding IS110 family transposase — translated: MKQAMGIVLAAAVIGETGDIHRFEKAKALVAYAGIDAAVPPKDQFQGICNRRSKEEKASSIMPMLSIYQPCFAKCERSFLEQGGRSKDYTFFLSGRVFS
- a CDS encoding DUF945 domain-containing protein; this translates as MVGTPTRVLCRNTLNVALAGAKKKLI